A window of the Bacteroidota bacterium genome harbors these coding sequences:
- a CDS encoding TonB-dependent receptor, with product MMKLFPIKSTLVISFLLFIFFTGTISGQKAIITGRINDSRTNESLVGVNVVIDSTAGISTGIIGDYQVELDPGKHTLLFKYIGYKTQQKNLYLKSDERITLNIQLEQEIIELETAVVSAGKFEQKLSDITVSMEIIKPTYIEHTNATNMETVINQMPGVDVMDGQTSIRGGSGYSYGTGSRVLFLVDELPIMSPDAGDVKWNFLPVENIEQVEILKGASSSLYGSSALNGVINIRTAQPGIEPSTKIDISSGVYLKPRRDELAWWWKSLPMVFNASISHLRKIKNMDLAIGANAFSDAGYRLDEYFKRARLNVNFRYNDKKIKGLSYGINANMMYQDNSDFFLWENADSGALRQPANLVTPTKGVRLNLDPFIIYYGLQGDRHCLRTRYYRVTNLHPEATKDKNSQSDQFYGEYQYHKEFKNLLNWTIGATGSYSATIAELYGDHYSSNVALYTQFDWKLFGKLSVSGGLRWEAYKLDHTSAQSNPVVRTGISYQVAKYTFIRASFGQGYRFPSIAEKYASTSLGAINIFPNPDLKSETGWSVEAGVKQGIKLNNWNGYIDIAGFWTQYEDMMEFTFGVYKPDSMPYPTLKDIGFKSLNVGNARINGIDVLLTGQGSLLGIPVSFFLGYTYTNPIDLNADTVENNILKYRFYHSAKGDVELDYRQFSFGLSLIYNSKIINIDKVFEEQILGQELLPGFKEYRQEHDQGFITFDLRWSFQATKSSKFAFIVKNLFNREYMGRPGDIQPPMNMALQYVLKI from the coding sequence ATGATGAAATTATTCCCAATAAAAAGTACACTGGTCATTTCATTTCTTCTGTTTATTTTTTTTACAGGCACGATATCCGGCCAGAAAGCCATTATTACCGGGAGAATTAATGATTCCAGAACTAATGAATCACTTGTTGGAGTGAACGTGGTCATCGACAGCACAGCTGGGATTTCAACGGGAATAATAGGAGATTACCAGGTTGAACTTGATCCTGGGAAACATACCCTTCTTTTTAAGTATATCGGCTATAAAACCCAGCAAAAAAATCTCTATTTGAAGTCAGATGAGCGCATCACCTTGAATATTCAGCTGGAACAGGAGATAATTGAACTGGAAACCGCCGTTGTTTCGGCGGGTAAATTTGAACAGAAGTTGTCAGATATAACCGTATCCATGGAGATCATCAAACCAACATACATCGAGCATACCAATGCCACCAACATGGAGACGGTCATAAATCAGATGCCTGGCGTGGATGTAATGGATGGCCAAACCAGCATAAGGGGTGGTAGCGGATACAGTTATGGAACAGGCAGCCGTGTTCTTTTTCTTGTTGATGAATTGCCTATCATGAGTCCGGATGCCGGGGATGTGAAATGGAACTTCCTGCCTGTGGAGAATATTGAACAGGTTGAAATTTTAAAAGGCGCTTCCTCCAGTCTTTATGGTTCATCTGCTTTAAATGGTGTGATCAATATCCGCACAGCCCAGCCTGGCATCGAGCCGTCAACAAAGATTGATATTTCTTCAGGAGTATATTTAAAACCCAGGAGAGATGAACTTGCATGGTGGTGGAAATCACTGCCTATGGTTTTTAATGCCAGCATTTCGCACCTGAGGAAGATTAAAAATATGGATCTGGCGATAGGAGCTAATGCTTTCAGTGATGCCGGGTACCGTCTGGATGAATATTTTAAAAGAGCCCGTCTCAATGTCAATTTCAGATATAATGACAAGAAAATAAAGGGACTATCGTATGGGATCAACGCGAATATGATGTACCAGGACAATTCCGACTTTTTCCTATGGGAGAATGCCGATTCCGGGGCTTTACGCCAACCTGCCAATCTGGTTACACCGACAAAAGGTGTGAGATTGAACCTGGACCCATTTATCATTTACTATGGCCTCCAGGGTGACCGTCATTGTTTGAGAACCAGATATTACCGGGTGACAAATCTTCATCCTGAAGCAACGAAAGATAAAAATAGCCAGTCCGATCAGTTTTATGGGGAATATCAGTACCATAAAGAGTTTAAAAACCTTTTAAACTGGACTATTGGTGCCACAGGCAGCTATTCGGCGACTATTGCCGAGCTCTATGGTGATCATTATAGTTCGAATGTCGCATTATATACCCAGTTCGACTGGAAATTATTCGGTAAGTTGTCGGTTTCAGGAGGTTTGCGATGGGAAGCCTATAAGCTTGACCATACATCTGCTCAATCCAATCCTGTGGTGAGAACCGGTATTAGCTACCAGGTGGCAAAGTATACATTTATCCGGGCTTCATTTGGTCAGGGATATAGGTTCCCATCTATTGCAGAGAAATATGCCTCCACAAGTCTTGGTGCGATCAATATTTTTCCTAATCCTGACCTGAAATCCGAAACAGGCTGGAGTGTTGAGGCAGGTGTTAAACAGGGAATCAAGCTGAACAACTGGAATGGGTATATTGACATAGCCGGATTTTGGACTCAATATGAGGATATGATGGAATTTACTTTCGGTGTGTACAAACCTGATTCGATGCCTTACCCGACCCTCAAGGACATCGGATTCAAATCCCTTAATGTCGGAAATGCACGGATCAATGGCATTGATGTTCTGTTAACAGGCCAGGGCAGCCTGCTTGGCATCCCTGTTTCATTCTTTTTGGGTTATACCTATACAAATCCTATTGATCTTAATGCTGACACGGTGGAAAATAACATCTTAAAGTATCGTTTTTATCATTCCGCAAAGGGAGATGTGGAGCTGGATTACAGGCAATTCTCATTTGGATTGAGTTTAATATATAACAGTAAGATCATTAATATTGATAAGGTGTTTGAAGAACAGATCCTTGGACAGGAATTATTACCGGGCTTCAAGGAATACCGGCAGGAGCATGATCAGGGATTCATCACCTTCGACCTGAGATGGTCATTTCAGGCCACCAAATCGTCTAAATTTGCATTCATTGTTAAGAATTTGTTTAACAGGGAATATATGGGGAGACCTGGCGATATTCAGCCTCCGATGAATATGGCCTTGCAATATGTTCTGAAGATCTGA